The Myxococcus fulvus sequence ATAGAGCCGCTCATCCTCCAGCGCCGTCGAGGGAGGCACCGGCGCCTGTCCCAACCGCGCGAAGTCCGAGGTCAGCTCCGCATCCCGTGGGTCCAGCTCCAGCGCGGCGCGCAGGGCGGCGCGCGCCCGGGCCTCACATCCCTGCGCGAGCAGCAGCGACGCCGCTGTCCGATAGGAGGCGATGGCCGCGCGCAGGTTCCCCGCGCGACGACAGGTCTCCGCGTGCTGCACGCGCGCGTTCGGGTCCTTGGGCACCAGGCGCAGGATGCGCTCCAGCTCCTGTGCACACTCGCCATACCGTTCCTGGAGGAACAACGACCGCGCGGACTCCTTCAACGCTCTCAACTGGGCCCGCGCGTGCTCGCTCATCGTCCTGTCCTCCGGAACGGATGCCCTGCGGGGGAAAGCAGGGCCCATGCCGAGGAGCGCGCGTGGCCCCATTGAATCCAGTGCTCATCGGAGACACTGGCCCATGGCGCGAAAGCCCGTCTTCGGGCGAGCATCGCCCTCGGACTCCAGGCGGGCCCGTCAGGCCTGGAGACGCGCGAGGCCTCCGAGTGAGCCTGTAGAAAAGAAGCCCCGCGCTGTAACAAGGAAAGCCACCGCACCGGTGGGTGTTCATTCCGAGGCGTGCATGTCGAAGCAGCCGAGCCGCTCCCACCTCTTCCTCCAGCACCTGTCGCCCCAGGCGCGGTGCTACGCGGAGGTGCCCGGGCTCGAGGCGCTGTTGGACTCCTGGCTGTCCATCGCGAGACAGGCGTGGCCGGACGTCATGCTTCCGGAAGAAGACTTCCTGCGCCATGTCGCGACCCGACTGAGCCCCAGCGACGAGCCCGCCGCGACGCTCGCCGCGCTGCCCGTGGCGGACCTCTATCTGGCCTGCGCATGTGCTCGGGGGCTGCCCACCGCGCACGCCGCGCTGGAGCGACAGCTCCTCCCTCGCGTGGCCAGCGCGCTGACCCGGGTGCGAGGCGGCGGCCTGGACACCGCGGAGGTCCTCCAGCAACTGCGTCAGCGACTCCTCGTCCCACAGGGAGGCGCCGAGCCGAGAATCGCCGAGTACCAGGGCACGGGCCCGCTGGCGGCGTGGCTGCGCGCGGCGGTGGTGCGCACGGCCTTCAACCTCCAGCGCGCGGAGGGCCGACGCGCCAGGGCCGAGGAGGACGCGGAGGCGGAGGGCTCCGCGTGGGTCGAGCGAGGCGCTGACGTGGAGCTCGACTACCTGCGCCGTCGTCACCAGCAGGACTTCCGCGAGGCCCTGGCGGGAGCGCTGGCGAGCCTGTCCCCGCGCGAGCGCACCGTGCTGCGCCTGCACGTGGTGGAGGGCGTGAGCCTGGAGCGCATCGGCGCCATGTACCAGACGCACAAGTCCACGGTGTCGCGCTGGATTTCACAGACGCGGCAGACGGTGCTGGAGGGCGCGCGCGAGCGTCTGGCCGAGCGCCTCCAGTTGTCCGCGGACGAGCTGCGAAGCCTGATGCGGGTGGTGCACAGTCAGCTCGACGTGAGCCTCCTGGGGCTGCTCAGGGAGCCCGGTTAGCCCCCTCGCGAACTTTTTCGCGGTCCGCGTGCAACACGTCCCGGTGGCCGGTGTCACCCCGATGAAGGCAGGCGAGGACGTCTCGCTCTCATCCTGAAAGGACCCGAATCATGCGGAACACACTGAAGAAGCTGACCCTGGTGGCGCTGACGGTGGTGGGCACGACGGCGCTGGCGGAGGAGCGCATCGAGCTGAAGGTGGGGGACAAGCACGTCATCACCGTGAAGGACCTGACCCGCGTGGCGCTGGGGAACAGGGAGACGGCGGACGTGAAGACGCTGGGGGGCGGGAAGCTCGAAATCACGGGGCTGGAGGCGGGCACCACGCGGCTCTTGACCTGGACGCGCGGTGGGCAGCAGGGGGACTACGCCGTGGTGGTGACGGACTCCGAGCAGGCGGCCGCGAAGTAGTCCGAGGGACCCGCTGCCTTCCCACCGAAGAAGGCAGCGGGGATGATGTGACGCGCGCCCATGAAGCCATCTGTCCCTCCCATGCCCGAGGTGTGCCCGGACGAGAACGTGCTCGCCGGCTTCGTGAGCGGTGTGCTGTCGGGCGCGCGGGTGCCGGAGGTGGCGGCGCACCTGGACTCGTGTGAGGACTGTCGGGCCCTGGTCGCGGTGGTCGCGGCCGAGGCCTCCTCACCGGACGCGAGCCCGCTCACCCGGCCGGACTCGGAGGGGATGTCGACCCAGGGAGCACGCCCGCCCCCAACAGCGCGATTGCCCGAGGGCACGAAGCTGGGGAGCTACGTGCTGCGCGAGCTGTTGGGCGAGGGCGGCATGGGCGTGGTGTACGCGGCGGAGGACCCGAGGCTGGGGCGCAAGGTGGCGGTGAAGCTGCTGCGTCCCATGCGCGAGGGCGTCGAGGCGGAGAGCCGCGCCCGACTGCTGCGCGAGGCGCAGGCGATGGCGCGCCTGTCCCATCCCAATGTGTTGCCCATCTTCGAGCTCGGCGCCGCGGAGGGGCGGGACTTCCTGGCGATGGAGTGGGTGGAGGGTCCGACGCTCGCGGGCTGGCTGCGCGAGGAGGAGCGTCCCTGGCGCGAGGTGCTGGAGATGTTCCACGCGGCGGGCCTGGGCCTGGTCGCCGCGCATCAGCGAGGGCTGGTGCACCGGGACTTCAAGCCCGCCAACGTGTTGGTGGGCCGGGACGGACGTCCACGTGTCACGGACTTCGGGCTCGCGAGGAGGTGGCGGGAGACGGCGGCGTCGAGCTCCACGGTGGACGACGCCCTCACGCTCGGCGTGGACGCGGAGGAGACCGCGCTCACCCGCGAGGGCACCGCGCCGGGAACCCCCGCGTACATGTCACCCGAGC is a genomic window containing:
- a CDS encoding sigma-70 family RNA polymerase sigma factor, giving the protein MSKQPSRSHLFLQHLSPQARCYAEVPGLEALLDSWLSIARQAWPDVMLPEEDFLRHVATRLSPSDEPAATLAALPVADLYLACACARGLPTAHAALERQLLPRVASALTRVRGGGLDTAEVLQQLRQRLLVPQGGAEPRIAEYQGTGPLAAWLRAAVVRTAFNLQRAEGRRARAEEDAEAEGSAWVERGADVELDYLRRRHQQDFREALAGALASLSPRERTVLRLHVVEGVSLERIGAMYQTHKSTVSRWISQTRQTVLEGARERLAERLQLSADELRSLMRVVHSQLDVSLLGLLREPG
- a CDS encoding pilus assembly protein N-terminal domain-containing protein; protein product: MRNTLKKLTLVALTVVGTTALAEERIELKVGDKHVITVKDLTRVALGNRETADVKTLGGGKLEITGLEAGTTRLLTWTRGGQQGDYAVVVTDSEQAAAK
- a CDS encoding protein kinase domain-containing protein, encoding MKPSVPPMPEVCPDENVLAGFVSGVLSGARVPEVAAHLDSCEDCRALVAVVAAEASSPDASPLTRPDSEGMSTQGARPPPTARLPEGTKLGSYVLRELLGEGGMGVVYAAEDPRLGRKVAVKLLRPMREGVEAESRARLLREAQAMARLSHPNVLPIFELGAAEGRDFLAMEWVEGPTLAGWLREEERPWREVLEMFHAAGLGLVAAHQRGLVHRDFKPANVLVGRDGRPRVTDFGLARRWRETAASSSTVDDALTLGVDAEETALTREGTAPGTPAYMSPEQRRGQPVDARSDQYSFCVALHEALYGERPGPPTKHRAPVKKPPRLPGHVRAALAKGLASEPEARHPSMEALLQALSKQTPREKAWLGWAAVLGLLAAGGWVLGEKVVTEPPPVQDAAFMEQVEEARRTGGNTFFPMVMGTPRELRIEGLSRIAIGRTDLVDIKSEPGMLLLTPLDVGAGQLLVWTRDGERKLYTVSVTRD